Genomic segment of Paraburkholderia agricolaris:
TAAGCAGCGGTCCAGGTAGCGGCAATCTCTTCGAGTTCGGCGCGCCGGCAAGCTCTGACGAGCAAGTCGACGCGCTTGTGGAAGACGCCGGCGTGAGCATCGAGCGGATCGTCTCGAGAGGGCACGCAAGTCCGCCGGACTTCTGGTATGACAGTCCGCGCGCCGAGTGGGTCGCGCTGCTGAGCGGCGCGGCCACCCTCGAATTCGAAGGCGAACGTGAGCCGCGTCCGATGAAAGCGGGTGACCATGTGCTGATCGAAGCGCATTGCCGGCACCGGGTGGCGTGGACCAGCGACACCGAGCCGAGCGTGTGGCTGGCGGTCTACACCCCGGAGGTGCGGCGCTGACCGGTGTTCAGACGCAGCCAGGCGGCGTCAGGCGTCGCCGGACAGGTTGATGGGCAGTGACCGATAACGAAGATTACGTCACCATAACGGGATTACACTCGAACTGGCGCGTATCCTGGAGCGAGATCATGCATGATGCCGACCCCAAAAGCACTTTTCGCGGACTTCCGCTGACCCCGGAGCAGGACGCGGAGGTGAGACATTACATAAAAAAGCAGAAGCAGCAGGGCGCGGAGTGGGATACGCCGGAGCTGGCGGCTATGCTGCACGACATGCTGGAACCGCCGGGCGATGACGACGAGGAATTCGATCCCGTTTTCGACGAAACGAAAGACGTCGCGGAACGTGCCGCGGCCTCGATCGACGAGTCGATGGATCCGATCGAGGCGAGCGAAGAGCGGCAAGCCGCCATGGAAATCGAGGCGATGAAAGGCACGAAGCGCTAGGCTCGCGTGACCTGAACCACTGGCGAGCGGCGCTTATTGATCTTGGGTTTGGCCTTGGGTTTTGCCCTGCGTTTGGCCCCGGATCGGTCCTGCGCCGGCCCGACGTCGAGGCAGCGGGGCGCGGCGCTCGTGACTCCACCACGAATCAGGAAAAAAACATGAGCATTAGCATCGTCCAGCTTGGGTCGCCGAGAGCCGCCGACGAAGGCCTGCGGATCGGCACCGTTCGGCGACCACCGCGCGGCGTACCCCGGACGGAATTCGCGACTCGCGACTATTACGACGTGTGGCTACCTAATCTGTCGCCCGCTGCGGAATTGATCAAAGACGCGAAGGCGGCCGCCAGCGACACCGAGTGGCATGCATTTGCGAAAAAATTCCGCGCGCAGATGAGCGATGGCGACACCGCTAAGGTGTTGGACCTGCTTGCCGCATTGTCACAAACGACGCACTTTTCTGTCGGCTGCTACTGCGAGGACGAAAATCGGTGCCATCGCAGTATTCTTCGTCAATTGTTAAACGAGCGCGGCGCGCTGATCCGCTGACGCGTGCCGCTGTGGCCGGTATTCGACAAGTCCGGTTGTCATCGCCGATAATCGGCGGCGTGCGAAGCCTGACCGGGCTTCCAATCTCGACTACACAATCAGGAAACCGACCGATGGGCAAGGGACGCGTCGAAGCCTTCAGCGATGGCGTGATCGCCATCATCATCACGATCATGGTGCTCGAGTTGAAGGTGCCGGAAGGCCACGATCTCGCCGCGCTGCGCCCCGTGATTCCCGTGTTTTGCGCATACGTGCTGAGCTTCATCTACGTCGGCATCTACTGGAACAATCATCACCATATGTTCCATGCCGTGCAGAAGGTCAACGGCGCGGTACTCTGGGCCAATCTGCATCTGCTGTTCTGGTTGTCGCTGCTGCCGGCCGTCACGCACTGGATCGGCGAAAGCCATCTCGCCGCGTGGCCGGCCGCGATGTACGGCGCCGTGCTGTTCATGTCGGCGATCGCGTATTTCATTCTGACCCGTGTGCTGATCCGCGAGCACGGCACGGAGTCGACGATCGCGAAGGCGGTCGGCAACGACTTCAAGGGCAAGGTTTCGGTCGTCATTTATCTCGCGGGCATGGTGCTGGCATTCGTGCAGCCGTGGATCTCGGCCGCGCTCTACGCACTGGCCGCGGCGTGGTGGCTGGTGCCCGACCGGCGTATCGAACACATGATGGAAGCTTGATCATGTGGCTGGCGCTCAAACTCGCATCATGACTTTGCGTACCCACAGCGTCCCAGCCACCCGAATCGGCCTGATCTCCGACACGCACAACCTCGTGCGTCCCGAAGCTCTGCAATATCTCGCCGGGTGCGACGCGATCATCCACGCGGGCGATGTCTGCAATCAGGCGGCGCTCGATGCACTCGCCCGGATCGCGCCGCTTACCGCCGTGCGCGGCAATAACGACATCGCCGGGCCGCTCGCCTCGTTGCCGACACACGTCAAGCTGACTGTGCAACAGGTGACGATCCTCGTCGTGCACGATATCGCCGACGTAGGCGACGATCCGCGTGGTGAAGGCATCGGCGTGGTCGTGACGGGACACTCGCATAAGCCCGCGATCAGCGAGCGCGACGGCGTGCTGTTCATCAATCCAGGGAGTGCCGGACCGAGGCGTTTCAAGTTGCCGATTTCCGCCGGCATGCTCGTTATCGAAGGCGCGCACGCAAGCGCGACATTCGATTTGCTGGTGACATAAAAAAACGGGCCGGCAAATCTGCCGACCCGTTTGGGGACACGTGTGCTGGTTCTGCAACCGGCTCTACCGCATAACCCAGGATCAGGCGCGTGCCGTAGCCGTGGCCGCGTAGCGTTCATCCATCTCTTCCGCTTCACGCTCGCCGCGCAGCACCGCATGCGCTTCGGCACGCGTGGCCACGCACGGACCCGAGCCGAGCAGCGGCTTGCGAGCCGTTTCACGCAGCGCCAGCACCGAGACGATACCGATCAACGAAGCACCCATCAGGTAGTACGCCGGCATCATCAGATTGCCGGTGCTGTCGACCAGCCAGGCCGTCACGAGCGGCGTTGTTCCGCCGAACAGCGACACCGAAATGTTGAAGCCGATGGCGAGCGCGCCATAGCGGATCTTCGTCGGGAACAGCGCCGGCAGCGCCGACGGCATCACGCCGGTAAAGCACGACAGCAGCACGCCGAGAATCATCAGGCCGCTGAACACCGGCAGCATCGTGCCCATGCGAATCAGCAGTAGCGCGGGAATCGACAGCGCGAACAGACCCACGCAACCGAACAGCATCACCGGCTTGCGGCCGATCGTGTCGGACAGGCGGCCGGCTGCGAGCGTCATCGGCATCATCAGCACCATCACGAGCAGCACGAGGAACAGACCGTGCGTTTCATTGAAGTGCAGCGTGGCCGACAGATAGCTCGGCAGATACGAGAGCGCCATGTAATCGGTGACGTTGAAGATCAGCACGAGGCCGACGCACAGCAGAAGCGGCTTCCATTGCTGCATCAGCAATTCGCGGAAAGACTGCTTCGGGATCGCCTTGTCTTCGGCTTCGCGCTGCTCGGCCTGCTTCTTGAACGCAGGCGTTTCTTCGAGCTTCATCCGGATGTACAGGCCGATCAGACCCAGCGGACCCGCGATCAGGAACGGCACACGCCAGCCCCAGGAAAGCAGGGCCTCGCTCGACAGCGTCGCCGTCAGGAGCGTGACGGTACCCGCGCCGAGCACGTAGCCGATCAGCGTGCCGAATTCGAGGAAGCTGCCCATGAAGCCGCGGCGCTTGTCCGTCGAGAACTCGGCGATGAAAGTCGCGGCGCCGCCGTACTCACCGCCCGTCGAGAAACCCTGCACCAGACGCGCGACCAGCAGCAACACCGGCGCGAAAATGCCGATGCTCGCGTAGCTCGGAATCAGCCCGATCGCGAGGGTGCCGGCAGCCATCATGATCATGGTCATGGCCAGTACGCGCTGACGGCCGATGCGGTCGCCCAGCGGCCCGAACACCATGCCGCCGATCGGCCGCACCAGGAACGCCGCGGCAAACGTGCCGAAGGTGGCGAGCAACTGGGCGGACGGGCTCGACGACGGGAAGAACACTTTGCCGAGCGTGACAGCAATGTAGCTGTACACGCCGAAATCGAACCATTCCATCGCGTTGCCGAGCGCCATGGCGCCGACGGCCCGCTTGAGGAGGGATTTGTCGACGACGGTGATGTCGTCGAGGGAGAGGCGTTGTTCTTCTTTGTGGTGTCGCCAGAAGCCGTTGCTGGAAGCGGTCAAGGTGAAAACTCCAATGACTGCGACGAAACTCATGAAAACGCACATGAACGTTCCGCCACGGGTGCTGGGGGAAGTGCAGTTTCGCGAGCAGCGCGATGGCGTCTCCCTCGCCGGCAGGCGATGGAAGGGGGCGTGGAAAA
This window contains:
- a CDS encoding cupin domain-containing protein, which encodes MKRISSGPGSGNLFEFGAPASSDEQVDALVEDAGVSIERIVSRGHASPPDFWYDSPRAEWVALLSGAATLEFEGEREPRPMKAGDHVLIEAHCRHRVAWTSDTEPSVWLAVYTPEVRR
- a CDS encoding DUF488 domain-containing protein translates to MSISIVQLGSPRAADEGLRIGTVRRPPRGVPRTEFATRDYYDVWLPNLSPAAELIKDAKAAASDTEWHAFAKKFRAQMSDGDTAKVLDLLAALSQTTHFSVGCYCEDENRCHRSILRQLLNERGALIR
- a CDS encoding TMEM175 family protein, with protein sequence MGKGRVEAFSDGVIAIIITIMVLELKVPEGHDLAALRPVIPVFCAYVLSFIYVGIYWNNHHHMFHAVQKVNGAVLWANLHLLFWLSLLPAVTHWIGESHLAAWPAAMYGAVLFMSAIAYFILTRVLIREHGTESTIAKAVGNDFKGKVSVVIYLAGMVLAFVQPWISAALYALAAAWWLVPDRRIEHMMEA
- a CDS encoding metallophosphoesterase family protein: MTLRTHSVPATRIGLISDTHNLVRPEALQYLAGCDAIIHAGDVCNQAALDALARIAPLTAVRGNNDIAGPLASLPTHVKLTVQQVTILVVHDIADVGDDPRGEGIGVVVTGHSHKPAISERDGVLFINPGSAGPRRFKLPISAGMLVIEGAHASATFDLLVT
- the proP gene encoding glycine betaine/L-proline transporter ProP, whose amino-acid sequence is MSFVAVIGVFTLTASSNGFWRHHKEEQRLSLDDITVVDKSLLKRAVGAMALGNAMEWFDFGVYSYIAVTLGKVFFPSSSPSAQLLATFGTFAAAFLVRPIGGMVFGPLGDRIGRQRVLAMTMIMMAAGTLAIGLIPSYASIGIFAPVLLLVARLVQGFSTGGEYGGAATFIAEFSTDKRRGFMGSFLEFGTLIGYVLGAGTVTLLTATLSSEALLSWGWRVPFLIAGPLGLIGLYIRMKLEETPAFKKQAEQREAEDKAIPKQSFRELLMQQWKPLLLCVGLVLIFNVTDYMALSYLPSYLSATLHFNETHGLFLVLLVMVLMMPMTLAAGRLSDTIGRKPVMLFGCVGLFALSIPALLLIRMGTMLPVFSGLMILGVLLSCFTGVMPSALPALFPTKIRYGALAIGFNISVSLFGGTTPLVTAWLVDSTGNLMMPAYYLMGASLIGIVSVLALRETARKPLLGSGPCVATRAEAHAVLRGEREAEEMDERYAATATARA